A genomic window from Gemmatimonadaceae bacterium includes:
- a CDS encoding RHS repeat-associated core domain-containing protein, with protein sequence MNSLSAGVTPTGTPSVVMGSLAGESSIPSLPPTVSPKFSPSQAVPFPIAAENNEIFTVMNLGTAPAVYTLRVQCTGWATNCWIKNFPQVIAVAPGTGRSFIVAFPSAGVLTAASEIPVDVKLIAEQRVGADTATQTLGTDVVSADTGVLHPVTGFHTPQLSPHAGSVSVPTGTSRTDSYTLKNLGNMTARYDLAASCGAFAGCSLSTPSVTLDPGVSGTVSVTYTPAATAGQSATIQLIADYDYMQYGVALHEADTSRVVSTTVVAPPRTMPPTVTPKATATQAQVFPLAVEDDQGFTVMNLGTAPAVYTLTARCTGWAASCWIKNVPRVIAIAPGAGRSLLVAFPGSGVLGSPAEVPVDIELVAEQRVGADTATQTLGTTVVSADTGLGHAVTGFHTPAISPHSGTVTDTVGIARTRTYTLQNLGNMTARYDLAASCGAFAGCTPSVPSITLDPGAAGTVNVTYMPPATAGQSATIQLIADYDYGQFGVALHEADTSRIVATTVAPPPPSLPPDVSPKQTAGQVHPFPLASEDDESFWITNHGATTAVYTLTTQCTGWAATCWLKSPRVIAVAPNVARNVLVAFPGSGILGSPAEVPIDVKLFVEQRVGADTVTQTLGTTVVSADSGIMHPTTGFHTPQLSPHSGTVTDTAGIARTQTYTLQNLGNMTARYDLAASCGAFTGCTPTVPSITLDPGASGTVGVTFSPPTSGGSATIQLIADYDYGQFGVALHEADTSRVAATTIVLPPATMPPQVFPKQTAGQVRVFPLASEDDESFSILNAGATTAIYTLSAQCTGWAASCWLKNVSRVISVAPNTERIILVAFPGSGILGSPAEVPIDVKLLVEQRVGADTSNQALGSTVVSADSGMTHPVTGYHRPLLSPHTATTGVTAGVTRTENYTLENMGNMTARYDLSASCGSFGTNGCALSAPSVTLDPGASSAVTITYTPPATGLPTAAIQLIADYDYGQFGVALHEADTARVVGTRADAIPPTIAITPADGATVSTRLASVAVDVCDSDGIVTAPAATFNGVTVTGTYVSTTVSGCATSGTATFAVPALTTLNTFVATTTDGVHTTSLTRTFNYDEANDEQPQTTALAASHVVAGGAAASETFTVRNPGSLAATYTLTPTCGALASGCSASASSLALAAGQSSQVTVSYTAQATSSTTTISLASRYVSTKSTTVTSQATTNVTIDAEPPNITIVSPTSDVVTRALSQAIVVAWCDQSSALVERHVRLDGQLLPDNFAPVTGCVASGTSTWLNWPVSPGAHTITADAMDGVGHVTTVSTSFTMLAPIASFQPDVTPKSISTTVDMSALATQQFTIRNAGSLPATYVLTPSCPAATTCAVSRSTLTVAPGSADTASVLFSTPVMLSMSTAVSVTATYTAVDGQTVNDQGSITAWTPSIESYYAESAAPLVSSALLSVGSTATYTFQVTNLTSHFNHYNAGFNGGGLTFVVDSLAHNITLDLGPGETKDVSVEVQAPNAALLAQLSFNVRAVLPTGTQQILQVVWTTVSTMPHAVVVVPAVGPFPVNLPLPGDFGAEYLIRNVSNSTDSYSYQFTCSGPSAGCHSSTGSVSGTITLGPGATQTMTGTFDVPPGTTASGTQETITLSVDGLGAAAGTHADGSILYLLGQQTISHAVTVTPSSSSISVPPGTVKPLSFTIRNTSTDPSGTPMHFNYSLSCVPSAACSSQTGQTDPLAPNGTGSAEVTVSFAAPGTAPSSGSATLTVTGVEDPSLHATGVWTVTTQSLADVVVAAIGKNLGGAVERGACVTVPAGSNAAYECGDLRLSHAMPGTTTMGALQAPVLTYNSRHHNEKALFAADVYVPPGNDAITGVNAHVLITPSAGAQEQEFAHMPFVWQAQWNGGAPRRLVVPVDVSSLKTGAYHYAIAVDMQGGSTTTQYRDTGTVAIVNRLDSPFGAGWWLDGLEQLVPYSTNQKLWVAGDGSARLYTQANDSIWTVQPTIDRPDTLIQRGTSWFRALRNGGYVEFDNLGRMDTLVSATGMRTVFAYVDAAHATPMSMELPRPVSSTRVQRYTFNYLYQPLSGGPSYLSSVVAPSSPDGARVINVSHGAGKITISGFSGPDTYGVSFGYDASGRLTTRTDRRGFTTRFDYDDVANVLTGSTLLMQGSSADLVQSFCAAEATSLLPCEANPTDSSAVVTTLTNQRGAATKISLNAFGALTRLTDALGRSTTIERADSRWPLLPTAVVRPNGFTTRIAYNERALIATSTDQNPFASGDAVTTYGWNATSRFDELETITSPTNQLTRMGYDGNGDVAWQEDGRGAPSHVTLIRNADRQVNRVESPSPATAGGIVATVYGYDAQSGNVNQVTTPRGMVTTTTEDLIGRPVQVQSPLNDAPTSLWRYQTFRYDTLDRVRFEIDSAPANRVNGNGWQAVQVETRYDAEGNSLNAIRTVRPDSGTLQDIVVAAEYDGAGRMTHRYDPNKPGSDVTMAYDALQGVVTVTRGVGAGTGTDVTSFDVIGRPVTRSVSGVPASSDPTADADVQRFVYDNMDNLVSATNKYAQVGRAYTLGGAIASDTLRIADTDLSAFSHVYVNSYHYDPSGRRVSFTAPNNVGMTGGLIGTVNYGYDPVTGALSSISAPSYGTFTYFTGAAGELDSAVVSDGTRQQYTYDADGRPKTRVEKAADNTVYHNDFLTMDGSGNMTNVATTTFGAAKSFGFGYTGLGAVLVAGGPQNESYARDPLGNALTRSVSATTWQGDFTNRFEPHSTRISGITGVPAAQTDYSLTPHFDLLGNLTERDELVHLPVTCWPQLQCAPDQTPGEAWSSLFNSYRGDGQLVSSVLRTSNDALLQIDTTQVFPYASMGRGVFEEYRYDALGRRVWMRAHRDPYCLDVNVRALPICASAVERFVYDGDQVLYEIRQPGHDTASAAVLENDLATDPRVAGQYGVVAYLNGPATDAPLAMVRVENGFATYAILHRDWQGAVDFATTTAGGVLDCGRPGAMVGCQHIPWPGLDMSVGFQRPVSNVGSDAWWGTLIGGNQNATGTIDMRARQFDPKLGQFMQEDPISLAGGLNTYGFADGDAVNHRDPTGLEPDCPPGVQCLDPTTSSAMRVIQDLNWAQTWDYIKDNFGGAARSVFGSMSGGGSLHGPADKVACISGIATVAITAASDATFVVGGGLAAKSAILAARSARLSSMFVRGSEQGLYFAARARGRAMIATSGAVVAAAGYIGSFDNRGTLQTPTAGMFGVASGWDFFPVVATIRAAGQAINACKP encoded by the coding sequence ATGAACTCACTCAGCGCCGGCGTCACTCCGACCGGCACGCCGAGCGTGGTGATGGGGTCATTGGCGGGTGAGTCATCGATCCCGAGTCTGCCGCCAACGGTCTCGCCAAAGTTCTCGCCGTCGCAAGCGGTGCCGTTCCCGATCGCTGCCGAAAACAACGAGATCTTCACCGTCATGAACCTTGGCACCGCGCCGGCGGTCTACACGCTGCGCGTGCAATGCACGGGGTGGGCAACCAATTGTTGGATCAAGAACTTTCCCCAGGTGATCGCCGTCGCGCCAGGGACCGGCCGCAGTTTCATCGTCGCGTTCCCGAGCGCTGGTGTTCTCACCGCGGCGTCCGAGATTCCCGTCGACGTCAAGCTGATCGCCGAGCAGCGCGTCGGCGCCGACACGGCGACGCAGACGTTGGGTACCGATGTCGTATCCGCCGATACCGGCGTGTTGCATCCGGTCACCGGCTTCCACACGCCGCAACTCTCTCCTCATGCGGGATCGGTGTCGGTGCCGACCGGCACGAGCCGCACAGACAGCTACACGCTCAAGAACCTCGGGAACATGACGGCGCGTTACGATCTTGCGGCGTCGTGTGGCGCGTTCGCCGGTTGCTCGCTGAGTACGCCGTCGGTGACGCTCGATCCCGGCGTGTCGGGGACGGTGAGCGTCACCTACACGCCGGCAGCGACGGCAGGGCAGTCGGCGACCATTCAGCTCATCGCCGACTACGACTACATGCAGTACGGCGTCGCGCTGCACGAAGCCGACACGTCTCGGGTCGTGTCGACGACCGTTGTCGCGCCGCCACGAACGATGCCGCCGACGGTGACCCCCAAAGCCACGGCGACGCAGGCGCAAGTATTCCCGCTGGCCGTCGAAGATGATCAAGGTTTTACCGTCATGAACCTGGGCACGGCGCCGGCCGTCTACACGCTGACGGCGCGCTGCACCGGCTGGGCCGCGAGTTGCTGGATCAAAAACGTTCCGCGAGTGATTGCGATCGCTCCGGGCGCTGGACGTTCTCTCCTCGTGGCATTTCCCGGGTCCGGTGTGCTTGGTTCTCCGGCGGAAGTTCCAGTAGACATCGAGCTGGTTGCCGAGCAACGCGTCGGGGCCGATACGGCTACGCAAACGCTGGGCACAACCGTCGTGTCCGCCGACACCGGGCTCGGTCACGCGGTGACCGGCTTTCACACGCCGGCGATCTCCCCGCACTCCGGGACAGTGACGGACACCGTCGGCATTGCGCGCACGCGGACTTACACGCTCCAAAACCTCGGCAACATGACCGCGCGGTACGATCTCGCCGCGTCGTGCGGCGCGTTCGCCGGCTGTACGCCGAGCGTGCCGTCGATCACGCTCGATCCGGGTGCGGCGGGGACGGTCAACGTGACGTACATGCCGCCCGCGACCGCGGGACAGTCGGCGACGATTCAGCTCATCGCCGACTACGACTACGGGCAGTTCGGTGTCGCGCTCCACGAAGCCGACACGTCGCGGATCGTCGCGACGACCGTGGCGCCGCCGCCGCCAAGCTTGCCGCCGGACGTCTCTCCCAAACAGACCGCAGGCCAGGTGCATCCGTTCCCACTCGCGTCGGAGGACGACGAGAGTTTCTGGATTACCAATCACGGCGCGACGACGGCGGTCTATACGCTGACGACGCAGTGCACCGGGTGGGCCGCAACGTGCTGGCTCAAATCACCCCGCGTCATCGCGGTCGCACCGAACGTCGCACGGAACGTCCTTGTGGCGTTTCCCGGCTCCGGGATTCTAGGGTCTCCGGCGGAAGTGCCGATCGACGTCAAGCTCTTCGTCGAGCAGCGCGTCGGCGCGGACACCGTCACCCAAACGCTCGGCACGACGGTCGTATCGGCCGACTCGGGCATCATGCATCCGACCACCGGCTTTCACACGCCACAGCTTTCTCCGCATTCGGGGACAGTGACGGACACCGCCGGCATCGCGCGCACGCAGACCTACACGCTCCAAAACCTCGGCAACATGACCGCACGGTACGATCTTGCTGCGTCGTGCGGCGCGTTCACTGGCTGCACGCCGACCGTGCCGTCGATCACGCTCGATCCGGGCGCGTCGGGCACCGTCGGTGTCACCTTCTCGCCGCCCACGAGTGGCGGATCCGCGACGATCCAACTCATCGCCGATTACGACTACGGGCAATTCGGTGTCGCGCTCCATGAGGCTGACACGTCGCGCGTCGCGGCGACGACGATCGTGCTTCCGCCCGCAACGATGCCGCCGCAGGTCTTCCCGAAGCAGACCGCCGGGCAGGTGCGCGTCTTCCCACTCGCCTCCGAGGACGATGAGAGTTTTTCAATCTTGAATGCCGGCGCGACGACCGCGATCTATACCTTGAGCGCCCAGTGCACCGGGTGGGCGGCGAGCTGCTGGCTCAAGAACGTATCGCGGGTGATATCGGTCGCGCCCAACACGGAGCGCATCATACTCGTCGCCTTCCCAGGCTCGGGCATCCTGGGTTCTCCGGCGGAAGTGCCGATCGACGTCAAGCTCCTCGTCGAACAGCGCGTCGGCGCCGACACCAGCAATCAAGCACTCGGTAGCACCGTGGTCTCGGCCGACTCCGGCATGACGCACCCGGTGACGGGTTATCACAGGCCGCTGCTCTCGCCACACACGGCAACGACGGGCGTGACGGCCGGCGTGACGCGCACCGAGAACTACACGCTCGAGAACATGGGCAACATGACCGCGCGATATGATCTCAGCGCGTCGTGCGGATCCTTCGGCACGAATGGCTGCGCGTTGAGCGCGCCATCGGTCACACTCGATCCGGGCGCCTCGAGCGCCGTGACCATCACCTATACGCCGCCGGCGACCGGCCTGCCGACCGCGGCGATTCAGCTCATCGCCGACTACGACTACGGGCAATTCGGCGTCGCGCTCCACGAAGCCGACACCGCGCGCGTCGTCGGCACGCGGGCCGATGCCATCCCGCCGACGATCGCGATCACGCCTGCCGACGGGGCGACGGTGTCGACGCGGCTCGCTTCGGTGGCCGTGGATGTGTGCGACTCCGACGGCATCGTGACCGCGCCGGCGGCGACCTTCAACGGGGTGACGGTCACCGGTACGTATGTGTCGACGACCGTGAGCGGCTGCGCGACGTCCGGGACGGCGACATTCGCCGTGCCGGCGCTCACTACGCTGAACACGTTTGTCGCGACGACAACCGACGGCGTGCATACTACTTCTCTAACACGCACCTTCAACTACGACGAGGCGAACGACGAGCAGCCGCAAACCACCGCGCTGGCGGCGTCGCATGTCGTGGCCGGCGGAGCCGCGGCGTCGGAGACGTTCACCGTCCGGAATCCCGGCTCCCTCGCGGCGACCTATACACTGACGCCGACGTGCGGCGCGCTCGCGAGCGGGTGCAGCGCGTCGGCCTCGTCGCTCGCGCTCGCGGCGGGGCAGAGCAGTCAAGTCACCGTGAGCTACACCGCGCAGGCGACGAGTAGCACGACGACAATTTCGCTCGCGTCGCGCTACGTGAGCACGAAGTCGACGACCGTGACGAGCCAGGCGACGACGAATGTCACGATCGACGCGGAACCGCCGAACATCACGATCGTGTCGCCGACGAGCGATGTCGTGACGAGGGCACTCAGCCAGGCCATCGTCGTCGCGTGGTGTGATCAGAGCAGCGCCTTGGTAGAACGCCACGTGCGTCTCGATGGGCAACTGCTCCCCGACAATTTCGCACCGGTGACTGGCTGTGTGGCGTCGGGAACGTCGACGTGGCTGAATTGGCCGGTGAGTCCGGGTGCGCATACGATTACGGCGGATGCAATGGATGGCGTCGGTCACGTGACTACGGTCAGCACCTCCTTCACGATGCTCGCGCCCATCGCGAGCTTCCAACCGGACGTCACGCCAAAATCGATTTCCACGACAGTGGACATGAGCGCGTTGGCGACGCAGCAGTTCACCATTCGCAACGCAGGCAGCTTGCCTGCGACATACGTCCTCACCCCCTCGTGCCCTGCCGCGACCACGTGCGCCGTCTCGCGCTCGACGCTCACCGTCGCGCCAGGCTCGGCGGATACGGCGTCGGTGCTCTTCTCGACGCCGGTCATGCTCTCGATGTCGACCGCGGTCTCGGTCACGGCGACCTACACGGCGGTCGACGGTCAGACGGTGAACGATCAGGGAAGTATTACGGCCTGGACCCCGTCCATCGAGAGCTATTACGCCGAGAGTGCCGCGCCCTTGGTCTCGTCCGCGTTGCTCAGCGTTGGATCGACGGCGACCTATACGTTCCAGGTCACCAATCTCACGTCGCATTTCAACCACTACAACGCGGGCTTCAACGGCGGCGGCCTCACGTTCGTCGTGGACTCGCTTGCGCACAACATCACGCTCGATCTTGGTCCAGGCGAGACGAAGGACGTGTCCGTCGAGGTGCAGGCGCCGAACGCGGCACTGCTGGCGCAGCTCTCGTTCAACGTGCGTGCCGTGTTGCCGACCGGGACGCAGCAAATTCTCCAAGTCGTTTGGACGACCGTTAGCACGATGCCCCATGCCGTCGTCGTAGTTCCCGCTGTGGGGCCGTTCCCGGTGAACCTGCCGCTACCGGGCGACTTCGGTGCCGAATATCTCATTCGCAACGTCAGCAATTCGACGGACAGCTACTCTTATCAGTTTACTTGCAGCGGTCCGAGCGCCGGGTGCCACTCGAGTACGGGGTCGGTGAGCGGCACGATCACACTCGGACCGGGAGCGACACAGACGATGACGGGCACGTTTGACGTTCCGCCCGGCACGACCGCTTCAGGCACCCAAGAGACCATCACGTTGAGTGTGGATGGCCTTGGCGCAGCCGCTGGAACGCACGCCGATGGCAGCATTCTCTATCTCCTTGGCCAGCAGACCATCTCCCATGCGGTGACCGTTACTCCTTCGTCCAGCTCGATCTCTGTTCCACCGGGCACCGTTAAACCGCTGTCGTTCACGATTCGGAACACGTCGACGGATCCCAGCGGGACACCGATGCACTTCAATTATTCGCTGAGCTGCGTCCCAAGCGCGGCATGCTCGTCGCAGACTGGCCAGACCGACCCGCTGGCGCCGAATGGCACGGGATCCGCTGAAGTGACGGTGAGCTTTGCTGCGCCGGGGACCGCTCCGAGCAGTGGAAGCGCGACGCTGACCGTGACCGGAGTGGAGGATCCGAGCCTGCATGCGACGGGTGTGTGGACGGTCACAACGCAATCTCTTGCGGACGTCGTTGTCGCGGCCATTGGCAAAAACCTCGGCGGTGCCGTGGAGCGCGGCGCCTGCGTCACGGTTCCGGCGGGAAGCAACGCAGCCTACGAATGCGGTGATTTGCGTCTGTCGCACGCCATGCCCGGTACGACCACGATGGGAGCGCTGCAGGCTCCGGTGCTCACGTACAATTCGCGCCATCATAACGAAAAGGCATTGTTCGCTGCCGACGTCTACGTGCCTCCGGGCAACGACGCCATAACCGGCGTCAATGCGCACGTGCTCATCACACCATCGGCTGGCGCTCAGGAGCAAGAGTTCGCCCACATGCCATTCGTCTGGCAAGCACAGTGGAATGGCGGGGCACCGCGCCGTCTCGTCGTTCCGGTCGATGTGAGCAGCCTCAAGACCGGGGCCTATCACTATGCGATCGCCGTCGACATGCAGGGCGGCAGCACTACGACGCAGTATCGGGATACAGGCACCGTCGCGATCGTGAATCGACTCGACAGCCCATTTGGCGCCGGATGGTGGCTCGACGGTCTCGAGCAACTCGTTCCGTACTCGACGAATCAAAAACTGTGGGTCGCCGGCGACGGCAGCGCGCGGTTGTACACGCAGGCCAACGACTCTATTTGGACCGTGCAGCCGACGATCGATCGGCCAGACACGTTGATTCAGCGCGGTACGTCATGGTTCCGCGCGCTCCGCAACGGCGGCTACGTTGAATTCGACAACCTTGGTCGCATGGACACGCTCGTCAGTGCGACGGGCATGCGGACAGTGTTTGCGTACGTCGATGCCGCGCACGCCACGCCGATGTCGATGGAACTTCCGCGACCAGTTAGTAGCACGCGAGTGCAACGTTACACGTTCAACTATTTGTACCAGCCCCTCTCCGGAGGGCCAAGCTATTTGTCCAGTGTAGTGGCGCCGTCGAGCCCCGACGGTGCGCGCGTCATCAACGTGAGTCACGGAGCCGGTAAGATCACGATCTCCGGATTCTCGGGCCCGGACACGTACGGCGTGTCGTTCGGGTATGACGCATCGGGACGATTGACGACTCGTACCGATCGCCGCGGGTTCACGACGCGTTTCGACTACGACGACGTCGCGAACGTGCTCACCGGCAGTACACTGCTAATGCAAGGATCGTCCGCCGACCTGGTCCAATCGTTCTGCGCGGCGGAGGCGACGAGTCTCTTGCCATGTGAGGCGAATCCCACGGATTCGAGCGCTGTTGTCACAACGCTCACGAACCAGCGCGGCGCCGCCACGAAGATTTCGCTCAATGCATTCGGCGCCCTGACGAGACTAACCGACGCGCTGGGTCGCAGCACGACGATCGAGCGTGCCGATTCACGCTGGCCCCTACTTCCGACCGCGGTCGTTCGACCGAATGGTTTCACGACCCGGATCGCCTACAACGAACGCGCGCTCATCGCCACGTCGACCGATCAGAATCCGTTTGCCAGCGGCGATGCCGTGACGACCTACGGCTGGAACGCGACGAGCCGCTTCGACGAGCTCGAGACGATTACCTCGCCGACCAACCAGCTCACGCGAATGGGCTACGACGGCAACGGCGACGTCGCGTGGCAGGAAGACGGGCGTGGCGCGCCGAGTCACGTGACGTTGATCCGGAACGCGGACCGGCAGGTGAATCGGGTTGAATCACCGTCGCCGGCGACCGCTGGAGGGATCGTCGCCACCGTCTACGGCTACGATGCCCAATCGGGCAATGTGAATCAGGTGACCACCCCGCGCGGTATGGTGACGACCACGACGGAGGATCTGATCGGCCGGCCGGTCCAAGTTCAGTCGCCTCTCAACGATGCACCGACGTCGCTCTGGCGGTACCAGACGTTCCGCTACGACACGCTCGATCGGGTTCGGTTCGAGATCGATTCCGCACCGGCGAATCGCGTGAACGGCAACGGCTGGCAGGCGGTGCAAGTCGAAACTCGGTACGATGCGGAAGGAAACAGCCTGAACGCGATTCGAACCGTCAGGCCGGATAGCGGCACGCTTCAGGACATCGTCGTCGCGGCGGAGTACGACGGCGCCGGACGCATGACCCATCGCTACGATCCGAACAAGCCGGGCAGCGACGTGACGATGGCGTACGACGCATTGCAAGGTGTGGTCACTGTGACGCGGGGCGTCGGTGCCGGTACGGGCACGGATGTCACGTCGTTCGATGTGATCGGGCGACCGGTGACGCGATCCGTTAGCGGCGTCCCGGCCTCCTCGGATCCGACCGCCGATGCTGATGTTCAACGCTTTGTGTATGACAACATGGACAACTTGGTAAGCGCGACGAACAAATACGCGCAGGTTGGCCGTGCATACACGCTTGGTGGTGCGATCGCGAGTGACACGTTGAGAATCGCCGACACGGATCTCTCGGCATTCTCGCACGTGTACGTGAACTCGTATCATTACGATCCGAGTGGTCGTCGGGTCTCATTCACCGCGCCAAACAACGTTGGCATGACCGGTGGACTCATCGGAACGGTGAACTACGGATACGATCCGGTAACCGGCGCGCTCAGCTCGATCTCGGCGCCGTCGTACGGCACGTTCACGTACTTCACCGGCGCCGCCGGGGAACTCGACTCAGCCGTGGTGTCCGACGGTACGCGACAGCAGTACACGTACGACGCCGATGGGCGGCCGAAGACGCGTGTTGAGAAGGCCGCCGACAACACGGTCTATCACAACGATTTCCTTACGATGGACGGCTCGGGCAACATGACGAATGTTGCGACGACGACGTTCGGTGCGGCCAAGTCGTTTGGGTTTGGATATACGGGACTCGGTGCCGTGCTCGTTGCCGGTGGTCCGCAAAACGAGAGCTACGCGCGCGATCCACTGGGCAACGCGCTGACTCGAAGTGTGTCCGCTACGACGTGGCAGGGAGATTTCACGAATCGCTTCGAGCCGCATTCGACGCGTATCAGCGGAATTACAGGAGTGCCCGCGGCGCAAACGGACTACTCGTTGACCCCGCACTTCGATTTGCTCGGCAATCTCACGGAGCGGGATGAACTCGTCCATCTGCCGGTGACGTGCTGGCCTCAGCTCCAGTGCGCGCCAGACCAAACCCCCGGTGAGGCGTGGTCGAGTTTGTTCAACTCATATCGCGGAGACGGTCAGCTGGTGTCAAGCGTATTGCGGACGAGCAACGACGCTCTTCTGCAAATCGACACGACACAGGTGTTCCCGTACGCGTCGATGGGCCGTGGTGTGTTCGAGGAGTACCGGTACGATGCGCTGGGCCGTCGTGTATGGATGCGCGCGCATCGCGACCCGTACTGTCTCGATGTGAACGTGCGTGCGCTGCCGATCTGCGCGTCCGCGGTGGAGCGGTTCGTCTATGACGGGGATCAGGTGCTGTACGAGATTCGGCAGCCGGGACATGACACGGCGAGCGCCGCGGTTCTCGAGAACGATTTGGCGACTGATCCGCGCGTGGCTGGGCAGTACGGCGTGGTTGCGTATCTCAACGGCCCGGCGACTGATGCGCCGCTCGCGATGGTGCGCGTGGAAAATGGCTTCGCCACCTACGCGATCCTGCATCGCGATTGGCAAGGCGCGGTGGATTTTGCGACGACGACGGCCGGTGGCGTGCTTGATTGTGGGCGTCCCGGTGCGATGGTCGGCTGCCAGCACATTCCATGGCCCGGGCTCGATATGAGCGTGGGCTTCCAGCGGCCCGTTAGTAATGTTGGATCAGACGCTTGGTGGGGGACGCTGATTGGGGGAAATCAGAATGCGACCGGCACCATCGACATGCGGGCGAGGCAGTTTGATCCGAAGTTGGGGCAGTTTATGCAGGAAGATCCGATTAGTCTCGCCGGTGGCCTGAATACTTACGGCTTTGCTGACGGAGACGCGGTGAATCACCGCGATCCAACCGGGTTGGAGCCGGATTGTCCGCCCGGCGTTCAGTGTCTCGACCCGACAACTTCATCGGCGATGCGAGTTATCCAAGACTTGAATTGGGCGCAAACCTGGGACTACATCAAGGACAATTTTGGCGGTGCTGCGCGCTCGGTATTCGGATCAATGAGCGGTGGAGGGTCGCTCCATGGGCCTGCAGACAAAGTGGCCTGCATTAGCGGGATCGCCACTGTCGCCATTACGGCGGCCTCGGACGCAACATTTGTCGTCGGAGGCGGCCTTGCGGCGAAGTCGGCAATCCTTGCTGCGCGTTCAGCTCGATTGAGCAGCATGTTTGTGCGGGGGTCGGAGCAAGGCCTGTACTTTGCCGCGCGGGCACGAGGTCGGGCTATGATCGCAACTAGTGGAGCGGTCGTGGCTGCCGCTGGCTATATAGGTTCGTTTGACAATCGGGGCACGCTGCAAACTCCCACGGCCGGAATGTTCGGAGTCGCGAGTGGTTGGGATTTCTTTCCTGTTGTCGCAACGATTCGCGCAGCGGGTCAAGCGATAAACGCATGCAAGCCGTGA